The following are encoded in a window of Roseimaritima ulvae genomic DNA:
- a CDS encoding serine/threonine-protein kinase — translation MSAAEADRVAYLPVSSDRQQDTWLAQPLLKLSGAIESFDAEQLEITVSGETQPTRIRTERIVWVQPGWEDEDARAGMQAYQAGDWPQAIARMLAALKRRPAVWRQEWLSVKLANAAFEAGRYPAAFELIAQLDRKPLPLPMIGQLPIVWSGRTTDAGLIAAAKVKLNAAEPLARLAAASVLLTTTEATTAQRVLEALATDAERPLVAKLADAQLWRQATPVETARSVQRWQAKTDALPPALIHGPMAAIAERLQAAGEAEQAVELWLAVALLSPDPASPQARRAKQAAQQLLRTLGRDPDADRLK, via the coding sequence TTGTCAGCCGCCGAAGCCGATCGTGTCGCTTACCTGCCCGTTAGCAGCGACCGGCAGCAGGACACTTGGTTAGCGCAGCCGCTGCTAAAACTCTCCGGAGCCATCGAATCGTTCGACGCAGAGCAATTGGAAATCACTGTCAGCGGCGAAACCCAGCCCACTCGCATCCGCACCGAACGCATCGTCTGGGTCCAACCCGGCTGGGAAGACGAAGACGCTCGCGCTGGGATGCAGGCCTATCAGGCGGGCGACTGGCCGCAAGCGATCGCCCGGATGTTGGCGGCCTTAAAACGGCGGCCCGCGGTGTGGCGACAGGAATGGCTCTCGGTGAAATTGGCCAATGCGGCCTTCGAAGCCGGACGTTATCCCGCCGCCTTCGAATTGATTGCTCAACTGGACCGCAAGCCGCTGCCACTGCCGATGATCGGACAACTGCCGATCGTGTGGTCGGGACGGACCACCGACGCGGGCTTGATCGCCGCAGCCAAAGTCAAGTTAAACGCCGCGGAGCCATTAGCACGCTTGGCTGCGGCCAGCGTGTTGCTGACGACCACGGAAGCGACCACCGCACAACGTGTGCTGGAAGCCTTGGCCACCGATGCGGAGCGTCCTCTGGTTGCCAAACTGGCCGACGCTCAATTGTGGCGGCAGGCGACGCCGGTGGAAACGGCACGCAGCGTCCAACGCTGGCAAGCCAAGACCGATGCCCTGCCCCCGGCGCTCATCCACGGACCCATGGCGGCGATCGCCGAACGCTTGCAAGCGGCCGGGGAAGCCGAGCAAGCCGTGGAGTTATGGTTGGCCGTCGCGCTGCTGTCGCCCGACCCGGCCAGCCCTCAAGCCCGCCGCGCCAAACAAGCCGCCCAGCAACTGCTGCGGACGCTCGGTCGAGATCCCGACGCCGACCGGCTGAAGTGA